A single window of Rhodamnia argentea isolate NSW1041297 chromosome 5, ASM2092103v1, whole genome shotgun sequence DNA harbors:
- the LOC115750192 gene encoding clp protease adapter protein ClpF, chloroplastic isoform X5 → MLALSLSPATASAKGGAYATDSSWRRQFDLTKRTFAASGSDGQSRQCRCMQSFPFSDNLIGTSQRKVAVRAGWLFKGGEKGLDASAEQSESANEDILMFFFQLDLATRVQYALNLEQYDIAQQLRNKLTEVEEEVIRQQEAKRGSSKSEAQDKAISIIRLRADLQKAVEREDYALASKLRDEISNLEADSLAASAKALAYENAEYAFRLGQKVKHKVFGYRAVVCGMDPVCCESTSWVEAAQIQKLARGSNQPFYQVLVDVYEDPNLLVTYDTVVSSLDASLLPAH, encoded by the exons ATGCTAGCTCTGTCGCTGAGCCCTGCGACAGCATCTGCAAAGGGTGGAGCTTATGCGACGGATTCATCGTGGAGGAGGCAATTCGACTTGACAAAGAGAACATTCGCCGCTTCAGGTTCAGATGGACAGTCTCGTCAGTGTCGGTGCATGCAGAGTTTTCCCTTTTCTGACAACCTTATTGGAACAAGCCAAAGAAAAGTTGCAGTCAGAGCCGGATGGCTGTTTAAAGGGGGTGAAAAGGGGTTGGATGCAAGCGCAGAGCAGAGCGAAAGTGCCAATGAAGATATACTCATGTTCTTTTTCCAGCTGGACCTGGCAACTCGTGTACAG TATGCGCTGAATTTGGAGCAGTACGATATTGCACAACAACTGAGAAACAAGCTTACGGAG GTTGAAGAGGAAGTTATCAGGCAGCAAGAAGCTAAAAGGGGATCTTCAAAGAGTGAAGCTCAAGATAAGGCCATAAGCATCATCCGGTTACG TGCAGACTTGCAGAAAGCAGTTGAGAGAGAGGATTATGCATTGGCATCTAAGTTGCGAGATGAAATTTCCAATTTGGAGGCAGATTCATTGGCTGCATCAGCCAAAGCTCTGGCATATGAGAATGCGGAATATGCTTTTCGTTTGGGCCAGAAAGTGAAGCATAAAGTATTCG GATATCGAGCTGTTGTCTGTGGGATGGATCCCGTGTGTTGTGAGTCAACTTCTTGGGTGGAAGCTGCTCAGATTCAAAAGTTGGCTAGAGGTTCCAATCAGCCATTTTACCAG GTTTTGGTTGATGTATACGAGGATCCGAACTTACTAGTAACATACG ATACTGTTGTTTCTTCTCTTGATGCGTCCTTATTGCCTGCCCACTGA
- the LOC115750192 gene encoding clp protease adapter protein ClpF, chloroplastic isoform X2, whose amino-acid sequence MLALSLSPATASAKGGAYATDSSWRRQFDLTKRTFAASGSDGQSRQCRCMQSFPFSDNLIGTSQRKVAVRAGWLFKGGEKGLDASAEQSESANEDILMFFFQLDLATRVQVEEEVIRQQEAKRGSSKSEAQDKAISIIRLRADLQKAVEREDYALASKLRDEISNLEADSLAASAKALAYENAEYAFRLGQKVKHKVFGYRAVVCGMDPVCCESTSWVEAAQIQKLARGSNQPFYQVLVDVYEDPNLLVTYVPEENLVAPDQPDKDRFDHPYISILFYGMDSAGDFIPIKQLREKYNRPRHELPINPEDQKDGNNA is encoded by the exons ATGCTAGCTCTGTCGCTGAGCCCTGCGACAGCATCTGCAAAGGGTGGAGCTTATGCGACGGATTCATCGTGGAGGAGGCAATTCGACTTGACAAAGAGAACATTCGCCGCTTCAGGTTCAGATGGACAGTCTCGTCAGTGTCGGTGCATGCAGAGTTTTCCCTTTTCTGACAACCTTATTGGAACAAGCCAAAGAAAAGTTGCAGTCAGAGCCGGATGGCTGTTTAAAGGGGGTGAAAAGGGGTTGGATGCAAGCGCAGAGCAGAGCGAAAGTGCCAATGAAGATATACTCATGTTCTTTTTCCAGCTGGACCTGGCAACTCGTGTACAG GTTGAAGAGGAAGTTATCAGGCAGCAAGAAGCTAAAAGGGGATCTTCAAAGAGTGAAGCTCAAGATAAGGCCATAAGCATCATCCGGTTACG TGCAGACTTGCAGAAAGCAGTTGAGAGAGAGGATTATGCATTGGCATCTAAGTTGCGAGATGAAATTTCCAATTTGGAGGCAGATTCATTGGCTGCATCAGCCAAAGCTCTGGCATATGAGAATGCGGAATATGCTTTTCGTTTGGGCCAGAAAGTGAAGCATAAAGTATTCG GATATCGAGCTGTTGTCTGTGGGATGGATCCCGTGTGTTGTGAGTCAACTTCTTGGGTGGAAGCTGCTCAGATTCAAAAGTTGGCTAGAGGTTCCAATCAGCCATTTTACCAG GTTTTGGTTGATGTATACGAGGATCCGAACTTACTAGTAACATACG TACCCGAGGAGAATTTGGTAGCTCCTGACCAGCCAGACAAG GATAGGTTTGACCATCCCTATATTTCCATCTTGTTTTACGGGATGGATAGCGCTGGAGATTTCATCCCAATTAAGCAGCTGCGCGAAAAGTACAATCGGCCTCGACATGAATTGCCCATCAACCCAGAAGATCAAAAGGATGGAAACAATGCCTGA
- the LOC115750192 gene encoding clp protease adapter protein ClpF, chloroplastic isoform X1, with amino-acid sequence MLALSLSPATASAKGGAYATDSSWRRQFDLTKRTFAASGSDGQSRQCRCMQSFPFSDNLIGTSQRKVAVRAGWLFKGGEKGLDASAEQSESANEDILMFFFQLDLATRVQYALNLEQYDIAQQLRNKLTEVEEEVIRQQEAKRGSSKSEAQDKAISIIRLRADLQKAVEREDYALASKLRDEISNLEADSLAASAKALAYENAEYAFRLGQKVKHKVFGYRAVVCGMDPVCCESTSWVEAAQIQKLARGSNQPFYQVLVDVYEDPNLLVTYVPEENLVAPDQPDKDRFDHPYISILFYGMDSAGDFIPIKQLREKYNRPRHELPINPEDQKDGNNA; translated from the exons ATGCTAGCTCTGTCGCTGAGCCCTGCGACAGCATCTGCAAAGGGTGGAGCTTATGCGACGGATTCATCGTGGAGGAGGCAATTCGACTTGACAAAGAGAACATTCGCCGCTTCAGGTTCAGATGGACAGTCTCGTCAGTGTCGGTGCATGCAGAGTTTTCCCTTTTCTGACAACCTTATTGGAACAAGCCAAAGAAAAGTTGCAGTCAGAGCCGGATGGCTGTTTAAAGGGGGTGAAAAGGGGTTGGATGCAAGCGCAGAGCAGAGCGAAAGTGCCAATGAAGATATACTCATGTTCTTTTTCCAGCTGGACCTGGCAACTCGTGTACAG TATGCGCTGAATTTGGAGCAGTACGATATTGCACAACAACTGAGAAACAAGCTTACGGAG GTTGAAGAGGAAGTTATCAGGCAGCAAGAAGCTAAAAGGGGATCTTCAAAGAGTGAAGCTCAAGATAAGGCCATAAGCATCATCCGGTTACG TGCAGACTTGCAGAAAGCAGTTGAGAGAGAGGATTATGCATTGGCATCTAAGTTGCGAGATGAAATTTCCAATTTGGAGGCAGATTCATTGGCTGCATCAGCCAAAGCTCTGGCATATGAGAATGCGGAATATGCTTTTCGTTTGGGCCAGAAAGTGAAGCATAAAGTATTCG GATATCGAGCTGTTGTCTGTGGGATGGATCCCGTGTGTTGTGAGTCAACTTCTTGGGTGGAAGCTGCTCAGATTCAAAAGTTGGCTAGAGGTTCCAATCAGCCATTTTACCAG GTTTTGGTTGATGTATACGAGGATCCGAACTTACTAGTAACATACG TACCCGAGGAGAATTTGGTAGCTCCTGACCAGCCAGACAAG GATAGGTTTGACCATCCCTATATTTCCATCTTGTTTTACGGGATGGATAGCGCTGGAGATTTCATCCCAATTAAGCAGCTGCGCGAAAAGTACAATCGGCCTCGACATGAATTGCCCATCAACCCAGAAGATCAAAAGGATGGAAACAATGCCTGA
- the LOC115750192 gene encoding clp protease adapter protein ClpF, chloroplastic isoform X3 has protein sequence MLALSLSPATASAKGGAYATDSSWRRQFDLTKRTFAASGSDGQSRQCRCMQSFPFSDNLIGTSQRKVAVRAGWLFKGGEKGLDASAEQSESANEDILMFFFQLDLATRVQYALNLEQYDIAQQLRNKLTEVEEEVIRQQEAKRGSSKSEAQDKAISIIRLRADLQKAVEREDYALASKLRDEISNLEADSLAASAKALAYENAEYAFRLGQKVKHKVFGYRAVVCGMDPVCCESTSWVEAAQIQKLARGSNQPFYQVLVDVYEDPNLLVTYGTAQLYKPHSYPRRIW, from the exons ATGCTAGCTCTGTCGCTGAGCCCTGCGACAGCATCTGCAAAGGGTGGAGCTTATGCGACGGATTCATCGTGGAGGAGGCAATTCGACTTGACAAAGAGAACATTCGCCGCTTCAGGTTCAGATGGACAGTCTCGTCAGTGTCGGTGCATGCAGAGTTTTCCCTTTTCTGACAACCTTATTGGAACAAGCCAAAGAAAAGTTGCAGTCAGAGCCGGATGGCTGTTTAAAGGGGGTGAAAAGGGGTTGGATGCAAGCGCAGAGCAGAGCGAAAGTGCCAATGAAGATATACTCATGTTCTTTTTCCAGCTGGACCTGGCAACTCGTGTACAG TATGCGCTGAATTTGGAGCAGTACGATATTGCACAACAACTGAGAAACAAGCTTACGGAG GTTGAAGAGGAAGTTATCAGGCAGCAAGAAGCTAAAAGGGGATCTTCAAAGAGTGAAGCTCAAGATAAGGCCATAAGCATCATCCGGTTACG TGCAGACTTGCAGAAAGCAGTTGAGAGAGAGGATTATGCATTGGCATCTAAGTTGCGAGATGAAATTTCCAATTTGGAGGCAGATTCATTGGCTGCATCAGCCAAAGCTCTGGCATATGAGAATGCGGAATATGCTTTTCGTTTGGGCCAGAAAGTGAAGCATAAAGTATTCG GATATCGAGCTGTTGTCTGTGGGATGGATCCCGTGTGTTGTGAGTCAACTTCTTGGGTGGAAGCTGCTCAGATTCAAAAGTTGGCTAGAGGTTCCAATCAGCCATTTTACCAG GTTTTGGTTGATGTATACGAGGATCCGAACTTACTAGTAACATACGGTACTGCTCAGTTATATAAACCACATTCA TACCCGAGGAGAATTTGGTAG
- the LOC115750192 gene encoding clp protease adapter protein ClpF, chloroplastic isoform X4 yields the protein MLALSLSPATASAKGGAYATDSSWRRQFDLTKRTFAASGSDGQSRQCRCMQSFPFSDNLIGTSQRKVAVRAGWLFKGGEKGLDASAEQSESANEDILMFFFQLDLATRVQYALNLEQYDIAQQLRNKLTEVEEEVIRQQEAKRGSSKSEAQDKAISIIRLRADLQKAVEREDYALASKLRDEISNLEADSLAASAKALAYENAEYAFRLGQKVKHKVFGYRAVVCGMDPVCCESTSWVEAAQIQKLARGSNQPFYQVLVDVYEDPNLLVTYVPEENLVAPDQPDKV from the exons ATGCTAGCTCTGTCGCTGAGCCCTGCGACAGCATCTGCAAAGGGTGGAGCTTATGCGACGGATTCATCGTGGAGGAGGCAATTCGACTTGACAAAGAGAACATTCGCCGCTTCAGGTTCAGATGGACAGTCTCGTCAGTGTCGGTGCATGCAGAGTTTTCCCTTTTCTGACAACCTTATTGGAACAAGCCAAAGAAAAGTTGCAGTCAGAGCCGGATGGCTGTTTAAAGGGGGTGAAAAGGGGTTGGATGCAAGCGCAGAGCAGAGCGAAAGTGCCAATGAAGATATACTCATGTTCTTTTTCCAGCTGGACCTGGCAACTCGTGTACAG TATGCGCTGAATTTGGAGCAGTACGATATTGCACAACAACTGAGAAACAAGCTTACGGAG GTTGAAGAGGAAGTTATCAGGCAGCAAGAAGCTAAAAGGGGATCTTCAAAGAGTGAAGCTCAAGATAAGGCCATAAGCATCATCCGGTTACG TGCAGACTTGCAGAAAGCAGTTGAGAGAGAGGATTATGCATTGGCATCTAAGTTGCGAGATGAAATTTCCAATTTGGAGGCAGATTCATTGGCTGCATCAGCCAAAGCTCTGGCATATGAGAATGCGGAATATGCTTTTCGTTTGGGCCAGAAAGTGAAGCATAAAGTATTCG GATATCGAGCTGTTGTCTGTGGGATGGATCCCGTGTGTTGTGAGTCAACTTCTTGGGTGGAAGCTGCTCAGATTCAAAAGTTGGCTAGAGGTTCCAATCAGCCATTTTACCAG GTTTTGGTTGATGTATACGAGGATCCGAACTTACTAGTAACATACG TACCCGAGGAGAATTTGGTAGCTCCTGACCAGCCAGACAAG GTTTGA